GCTGACCTGCACCTTGAAGTCCACGCTGTTCGCGTTCGTGTCCGACCCGTCCGGCACGCGCGCCAGGGCGCTGCCCGCGCCGGTCGTGGCGGCCGCGGTGCCCTCACCCTTGTTGCTGGTCGGCGTGCCGTACGCCACCGCGTCGATGATCGTGGTGCTCTTCAGCAGACGCAGGCTGCCCGCGCCGTTGTTCAGGTCCGCGCCCGCATTCACCAGATTCCGGCTCGCCACGGTCGTGTCCTGCGCCACCACGAAGTACCCGCTCGCCGGGATCGTCCCGGACAGGGTGATCGTCCGGTACTGCGTGCCCGCCGTGTCGAATGCCGCCAGCGTGTACCCGCTCAGGGACTTGCCCGCCGGGCCCTTCAGTTCGATGAACGTCCCCACGTCCGTGCTGGGCGAGTCGTAGTACAGCTCGTTGATGACCGGCTCACCCGCCGCCGCCAGGGCAGACAGGGACGGAGCAGCAGCAGGCATGCGACCACAGGAGGACAACGCAAGGGAAACGGAGGCCAGCAGCACGAAGCCGCGCCGGACAGTTGAATTGGACATCGAGATACCATTCTTCGCTCAGATGTCAAGCAGATGTCAACACCACCGGGTCACCTCCCCCCCACAGCCAACCCAGTCCAAACTCATCACCCCACGAACCTGCTACCCTGAACCCCATGACGCCCCGGACCGGTACACCTTCGCCGTTTACCCACACCGGGGTCACGCTCGCCTGAACCTCAGGCCGCAGCGAGTCACCCCGCCCGCACCCGCGAGGCGGGGCTTTTCATTGCCAGACTGTTCATTCCCCCACCGGAGGACCCATGCAGCACGAAGCCATCCCCGAAATCCAGGCGGCCACCACCCTCGAAGCCCTGCAAGCCGTCAAGACCAAATACGTCGGCAAGAGCGGCCTCGTCACCCGCGAACTCGGCACCCTCGGAAAACTCCCCCCCGAGGAACGCAAGACCCGCGGCGCCGAAATCAACGCCGTCCGGCAGGCCATCCAGGACGCCCTCGACACCCGCGAAACCACCCTGAAACGCGAAGCCCTCGACGCCCAGCTGGCCAGCGAAGCCATCGACGTCACCCTCCCCGGCCTCCCCCTCCCCAGTGGCGGCCTGCACCCCATCAACCGCGTGTACGACGACCTGACCGGCATCTACGAACGCCTCGGGTACACCGTCGTTGAGGGGCCCGAAGTCGAGGACGAACACCACAACTTCGAAGCCCTGAACGTCCCCTGGTACCACCCCGCCCGCGACCTCCAGGACACCTTCTGGCTCGAGGACGGCCGCCTGCTGCGCACCCACACCAGCCCCATGCAGATCCGCTACATGGTCGACCACGAACCCGACCTCAAGATCGTCGTGCGCGGCAAGGTCTACCGCTACGAAGCCACCGACGCCACCCACGAAAGCATGTTCCACCAGCTCGAAGGCCTCGTCGTCGGCGACCACATCAACATGGCCGACCTGAAAGGCACCATCGCCGAAATGGCCCGCGGCCTCTACGGCCCCCGCGCCAAAGTTCGCTTCCAACCCAGCTACTACCCCTTCGTCGAACCCGGCGCGGACTTCGCCGTGTACTGGGACAACCCCCGCGGCGAAAGCAAATGGCTCGAACTCGGCGGGTGCGGCATGGTCCACCCCAACGTCTTCAAAGCCGTCGACGACCTCCGCGAAGCGCAGGGCAAGGAGCGCGTGTACGAAGGCAAGACCGGGTTCGCATTCGGCCTCGGCCCGGAACGCATCGCCATGCTCAAGTACAAAATCCCCGACATCCGCTACTTCTACGCCAACGATCCCCGCGTCATCGGACAGTTCCGGGGAGAACTGGAGTGAGGGCCCGCGCCGTCGCCATCATCCTGAATGACAGGGCCGAGGTGCTCCTCATGCTCCGCCGCAAGCAGGGGCGCGCGTACGCCACGCTGCCCGGCGGCGGCATCGAAGACGGCGAGACGCCCACCCAGGCCTGCGTGCGCGAGGTGCTGGAGGAAGTGAACCTGACCGTCACCGTCGGCCCGCCCCTCCTCGTGCTGGAGAACATCGGCAACCTTGAACACTACTTCCAGGCGCACGTGCAGTCCGGCGAGATGCGCCTCGGCGACGGCCCCGAAGCGATCCGCAGCAGCGACGAGAACTGGTACTCGCCGCAGTGGGTGCCCCTCACGGACCTGGAAAGCGTGAACCTCGTGCCCGAACAGGCGCGGGAACTGGTGCGCGAGGTGGCCGCGCAATGAACTGCCCGCTTTTCCTCTCCCCCTTCAGGGGGGAGATGTCCCGGAGGGACAGAGGGGGTGAGCCGAGCCGTCACCCAGGCGCGGTAAATCGTCCACGGTCTCGTCGTGATGCCGGTTCGGTTCACCCCCTCCCCAGCCCTCCCCCCTCAAGGGGGAGGGGGCTAAAGGTCCTTTCTGGCTTCCAGGACTTGTTGGATTCGTTCGAGGACACCGGGGAGGTTGCTGCGTATTTCGTTGTTCCAGAACCGCAGGGTCTGGAAGCCGTGGTCGAGCATGTCGGCGTCTCGTTCCCGGTCCGTATCGCTGTTCAGGTGTTGGCTGCCGTCGAGTTCGATGACGAGGGTGCGTTCGTAGCAGACGAAGTCCGCGACGTACCGTCCCATGGGTTCCTGTCTGCGGAACGTCACGCCGAGTTGTCTGCGGCGCAGGTGCTGCCACAACAGGATTTCTTCGGGGGTCATGCGTCTGCGCAGCATGCGGGCTACGTCGGTGGATGGACTGTGTCGTTTGGGCGGCACGTCTCAGCGTAAATGTTTACCCCTCTCCCCTTCAGGGGGGAGATGTCGCCGGAGGCGACAGAGGGGGAGGAGAGGTACTCAATGAAAATTCCGTATTCGTGGTTGAAGGAACTGGTGCCGGGTCTGCCGGTGGTGTCGGAGCTGGAGCCGATCTTCGCGCAGCTGGGTCTGCCGTTGGAGGGCGTGGAGGAGGTCGCCGCGCCGCCTGCGGGGGTGCTGCTGGTGGCGGTGAAGGCGGCCGAGGCGATGCCGGGCACGCAGTTGACGCGCCTGACGCTGGATGTCGGTGAGCATGGCGAGCGGGTGATCGCGTCGGGTGCGGGGAACGCGGTGGGTCTTCCGGCCGGGACGATGCTGGCGCTGGTGTCGCCGGGCACCGAACTGGGTGGCATGACGTACGGCGTGCGGGCATTGCAGGGCGTGGAGTCTTGGGGCATGGCGGCCAGCGCGAAGGAGCTGGGCCTGGGTGAGAGCAGCGCGGGCCTGATGCTGTTCCCGGCGAACACCGCGAAGCCCGGCACGCCCATGCGCGAGCTGTGGGCGGCGGATCACGTGCTGGACGTGGAGGTCACCCCGAACCGCGCGGACGTGCTGAGTGCGCTGGGGGTGGCGCGGGATCTGGCGGCGTTCCTGAAGCTGGATCTGGTGGAACCGGCGGCGGGGCCGGAGGCGGTGGGGGAGGGCGAGATCCGCGTGTCCCTGCCCGAGAAGGGCATCCGCATCGAGCGTGACCCGACGCAGAAGCTGCGCTTCGGCTGCGACCGCTTCGTGGCCCGCACCGTCAGCGGCCTGCGGAACGGCCCGGCGCCGCTGTGGATGCAGCGCCGCGTGAGCCTGTCCGGCATGCGCTCCATCGACCTGATCGTGGATACCAGCAACTACGTGATGCTGGAACTGGGCCAGCCGACGGCGCTGTACGACCGGCGGG
This region of Deinococcus sp. JMULE3 genomic DNA includes:
- the pheS gene encoding phenylalanine--tRNA ligase subunit alpha; its protein translation is MQHEAIPEIQAATTLEALQAVKTKYVGKSGLVTRELGTLGKLPPEERKTRGAEINAVRQAIQDALDTRETTLKREALDAQLASEAIDVTLPGLPLPSGGLHPINRVYDDLTGIYERLGYTVVEGPEVEDEHHNFEALNVPWYHPARDLQDTFWLEDGRLLRTHTSPMQIRYMVDHEPDLKIVVRGKVYRYEATDATHESMFHQLEGLVVGDHINMADLKGTIAEMARGLYGPRAKVRFQPSYYPFVEPGADFAVYWDNPRGESKWLELGGCGMVHPNVFKAVDDLREAQGKERVYEGKTGFAFGLGPERIAMLKYKIPDIRYFYANDPRVIGQFRGELE
- a CDS encoding NUDIX domain-containing protein; this translates as MRARAVAIILNDRAEVLLMLRRKQGRAYATLPGGGIEDGETPTQACVREVLEEVNLTVTVGPPLLVLENIGNLEHYFQAHVQSGEMRLGDGPEAIRSSDENWYSPQWVPLTDLESVNLVPEQARELVREVAAQ
- a CDS encoding endonuclease domain-containing protein — encoded protein: MPPKRHSPSTDVARMLRRRMTPEEILLWQHLRRRQLGVTFRRQEPMGRYVADFVCYERTLVIELDGSQHLNSDTDRERDADMLDHGFQTLRFWNNEIRSNLPGVLERIQQVLEARKDL